One window from the genome of Lentibacillus daqui encodes:
- a CDS encoding YybS family protein, with protein sequence MNRSKLLTEGALLTAIYMILLLIITIVPVVGAIAFFLLPIPFAVFASRYNWKPSLIMFVACLVLSTLFATAFSPLTILMGLGGIMIGVAMNKNLSAYETWARGTVGFVIGFVFLFLITQLVFDVNIVKAINQAIDQSMEQAQGMMDQFGLPGQAEEQLSMIEQQVDLMKNLIPAGIAIIGIIFAFICQWISYKIVNRIWSKDYRFPPFRNLTLPVSLIWIYFIAIIFSFFDLDPNGTLYLAVNNVLMLIGTLMILQGFSLIFFYAYQKGGSKALPIISIIATLFIPFLVILVRVLGIIDIGFRLRDRISANK encoded by the coding sequence ATGAATCGATCGAAACTACTGACAGAAGGTGCATTACTCACTGCGATTTATATGATTCTCCTTTTAATTATCACGATTGTACCAGTGGTGGGAGCTATTGCTTTCTTTCTTTTGCCAATCCCATTTGCAGTATTTGCATCACGATATAATTGGAAACCATCACTTATCATGTTTGTGGCGTGCCTGGTTCTGTCAACTTTATTTGCAACAGCCTTTTCTCCGCTAACCATTTTGATGGGGCTTGGCGGGATCATGATTGGTGTTGCCATGAATAAGAATTTGTCAGCCTATGAAACATGGGCACGGGGTACGGTTGGTTTTGTGATCGGCTTCGTATTTTTGTTTTTGATTACACAGTTGGTGTTTGATGTGAATATTGTAAAAGCAATCAACCAGGCAATTGACCAATCGATGGAGCAAGCCCAGGGAATGATGGATCAGTTTGGTTTGCCAGGGCAAGCCGAAGAACAGCTTTCCATGATTGAACAGCAGGTCGATCTGATGAAAAATTTAATTCCAGCCGGTATCGCAATAATTGGAATTATTTTTGCCTTTATCTGTCAATGGATCAGTTATAAGATTGTCAATCGTATATGGAGCAAGGATTACCGATTTCCGCCCTTTCGTAATCTGACATTGCCGGTATCACTCATATGGATTTACTTTATTGCGATTATTTTCTCTTTCTTTGATTTGGATCCAAATGGAACCTTGTATTTGGCAGTAAATAATGTGTTAATGCTCATTGGTACATTAATGATTTTACAAGGATTTTCACTGATTTTCTTTTATGCTTATCAGAAAGGCGGATCAAAGGCACTGCCGATTATCAGTATTATAGCTACACTTTTTATACCGTTCTTGGTAATTCTGGTGCGAGTCTTGGGAATCATTGATATAGGCTTTCGCTTGCGGGATCGGATTTCCGCCAATAAATAA
- a CDS encoding DUF1189 family protein, whose protein sequence is MIFIQALLHSIKLPAKNAMFRLNRIGMDITVMYMFLLLLIVSIPSLLERLSNPSQSGITVHIFFLLMYFFIFYYLPLVIFVFVILSAVAYIGVLISRALSRKIRFAILWKMCAYTTTIPFLIYTIIALFIPISDRWLWLFLIYTIILMIKMITVYPRRKEQSRGKI, encoded by the coding sequence ATGATTTTTATCCAGGCGTTACTCCATAGTATCAAACTACCAGCTAAAAATGCCATGTTCCGGCTCAATCGGATTGGTATGGATATTACCGTTATGTACATGTTTTTGCTTCTGCTGATTGTTTCCATCCCATCTCTGCTGGAACGACTGTCCAACCCAAGCCAATCAGGGATTACAGTACATATATTTTTTTTGTTGATGTACTTTTTTATTTTCTATTATCTGCCGTTAGTGATCTTTGTATTTGTCATACTATCTGCAGTGGCTTATATTGGTGTTTTGATTAGCCGGGCGCTATCCCGTAAGATCCGTTTTGCCATCCTGTGGAAAATGTGTGCTTACACAACAACGATTCCGTTTTTAATCTATACCATTATCGCGCTATTCATTCCAATTAGCGATCGCTGGCTATGGCTATTTCTTATTTATACGATTATATTAATGATTAAAATGATTACAGTCTATCCAAGAAGAAAAGAACAGTCAAGAGGAAAAATATAG
- the rpsR gene encoding 30S ribosomal protein S18, with amino-acid sequence MAARRGRAKRRKVCYFTANGITHIDYKDVDLLRRFISERGKILPRRVTGTSAKYQRKLTKAIKRARQMALLPYVAE; translated from the coding sequence ATGGCAGCTCGTCGCGGTCGTGCAAAGCGTCGTAAAGTGTGTTACTTCACAGCGAACGGAATTACACACATCGACTATAAAGATGTTGATTTACTGAGACGTTTCATTTCAGAGCGCGGAAAGATACTTCCACGTCGTGTAACTGGAACATCTGCAAAATATCAGCGTAAATTGACCAAAGCAATCAAACGTGCTCGTCAAATGGCATTATTGCCTTACGTAGCCGAGTAA
- the ssb gene encoding single-stranded DNA-binding protein, with amino-acid sequence MLNRVVLVGRLTKDPDLRYTATGVAVANFTIAVNRPFSNQQGEREADFINCVVWRRAAENLANYMKKGNMIGVDGRVQTRRYEGQDGKTVFVTEIVAESVQFLETKSSSQRSQGSSGFQPQQSPNQNQNQNQNQPNPENPFGNNGEPIDISDDDLPF; translated from the coding sequence ATGTTAAATCGTGTCGTACTAGTTGGCAGATTAACGAAGGATCCAGATTTACGTTATACAGCAACCGGAGTCGCGGTGGCCAACTTTACCATTGCGGTTAACCGGCCTTTTTCCAACCAGCAAGGTGAACGTGAAGCAGATTTTATTAATTGTGTCGTTTGGCGCAGAGCTGCGGAAAACCTGGCAAACTACATGAAAAAAGGTAACATGATCGGCGTTGATGGTCGGGTTCAGACACGCAGATATGAAGGACAGGATGGAAAGACCGTTTTTGTAACAGAAATTGTCGCCGAAAGTGTGCAATTTTTGGAAACAAAAAGTTCTTCACAAAGAAGTCAAGGATCCTCTGGTTTTCAGCCACAACAAAGTCCGAATCAAAACCAAAACCAGAATCAGAACCAGCCAAATCCTGAGAACCCATTTGGAAATAATGGCGAACCTATCGATATATCCGACGATGATTTACCGTTTTAG
- the rpsF gene encoding 30S ribosomal protein S6 — MTKYEIMYIIRPDIEEEAQTALIERFNNILTDNGAEIEKVDEKGKRRLAYEIQDYRDGYYVVINFAADENAINEFDRQAKFSDDIIRHIAIREEDQ, encoded by the coding sequence ATGACAAAATACGAGATCATGTATATCATCCGCCCAGATATCGAAGAAGAGGCGCAAACAGCTTTAATTGAGCGCTTTAACAACATTCTTACTGATAATGGAGCGGAGATTGAAAAAGTTGATGAAAAAGGCAAGCGCCGTCTTGCATATGAAATTCAAGATTATCGTGATGGCTACTACGTTGTTATCAATTTTGCGGCTGATGAAAATGCTATCAATGAGTTTGATCGCCAGGCAAAATTTAGTGACGATATTATTCGCCATATCGCAATTCGAGAAGAAGATCAATAA
- the ychF gene encoding redox-regulated ATPase YchF: MSLTAGIVGLPNVGKSTLFNAITQAGAEAANYPFATIDPNVGIVEVPDDRLNKLTELVHPKKTVPTAFEFTDIAGIVKGASKGEGLGNQFLSHIRQVDAICQVVRCFEDENITHVSGKVDPITDIEVINLELILADLETVNKRYQRVEKLARQKEKGAVVEYEVLTKLKQALENEQPARVVEFNEEQRKVVKGLQLLTSKPTLYVANIKEDEIAEPDANENVQKVKKFAANENAEVIVVSAKIEEEIAELDPDEKDMFLDELGIEESGLDKLIKASYNLLGLATYFTAGEQEVKAWTFHKGIKAPQAAGIIHSDFERGFIRAEVVSYEDLMAAGSMVQARENGRVRLEGKEYIVQDGDVIHFRFNV, translated from the coding sequence ATGTCTTTAACAGCAGGAATTGTTGGCCTTCCCAATGTCGGGAAATCAACATTATTTAATGCAATTACCCAAGCAGGTGCGGAGGCAGCCAACTATCCATTTGCGACAATTGATCCAAACGTTGGTATTGTTGAAGTACCTGACGATCGATTAAATAAATTAACGGAATTGGTACATCCGAAGAAAACTGTACCAACAGCTTTTGAATTTACCGATATTGCAGGTATTGTCAAAGGTGCAAGTAAAGGGGAAGGTTTGGGTAATCAATTTTTGTCCCATATTCGCCAGGTTGATGCGATTTGTCAGGTTGTACGTTGTTTTGAGGATGAAAATATTACCCATGTTTCCGGCAAGGTTGATCCTATTACTGATATTGAAGTGATAAATTTGGAATTGATCTTAGCTGATTTGGAAACTGTCAATAAACGCTATCAGCGGGTAGAAAAATTAGCCAGACAAAAGGAAAAAGGTGCGGTTGTGGAGTATGAGGTACTTACCAAATTGAAACAAGCGCTTGAAAATGAACAACCCGCACGTGTAGTCGAATTTAATGAAGAGCAGAGGAAGGTTGTTAAAGGACTACAACTATTAACAAGTAAACCAACCTTGTATGTAGCCAATATTAAAGAAGATGAAATTGCTGAACCTGATGCTAATGAGAATGTGCAAAAAGTAAAGAAATTTGCAGCCAATGAAAATGCGGAAGTAATTGTCGTCAGTGCGAAAATTGAAGAAGAAATTGCCGAATTGGATCCGGACGAAAAGGATATGTTCCTGGATGAACTGGGGATTGAAGAATCTGGGCTGGACAAGCTTATTAAAGCATCATACAACTTATTGGGACTGGCAACTTATTTTACGGCAGGTGAGCAGGAAGTTAAAGCATGGACCTTTCATAAAGGCATTAAGGCGCCACAAGCAGCAGGAATCATCCATTCTGATTTTGAACGAGGATTTATTCGCGCAGAGGTCGTTTCCTATGAGGATTTAATGGCTGCTGGATCCATGGTGCAAGCTCGTGAAAATGGTCGTGTACGTCTGGAAGGGAAAGAATATATTGTCCAAGACGGCGATGTCATCCATTTCCGTTTCAATGTATAG
- a CDS encoding DUF951 domain-containing protein produces the protein MPDKQFGLHDIVEMKKQHPCGENRWKIIRMGMDIRIKCMGCNHSVMIPRKEFTKKMKKVLEKAEE, from the coding sequence ATGCCGGATAAACAGTTTGGATTACATGATATTGTTGAAATGAAAAAACAGCATCCGTGTGGAGAAAACCGTTGGAAAATCATTCGGATGGGGATGGACATCCGCATCAAATGCATGGGCTGTAACCATAGTGTAATGATCCCGCGCAAAGAGTTTACCAAAAAGATGAAAAAGGTATTGGAAAAAGCGGAAGAGTAA
- a CDS encoding mechanosensitive ion channel family protein has protein sequence MAETLTEANKINSINDLWSFLTGAQLWIDISKSIGRAVLIILIAIIIVRLGKKIIERIFRNKQRGPFRITERREMTLKKLIQNMLSYTVYFAAIIMVLDNAFGFNVGALLAGAGVVGLAIGFGAQNLVRDLISGFFIIFEDQFSVGDYIVASNAEGTVEEIGIRTTKIMSWTGEQYIIPNGDVTQVTNYSIHNGLAVVDINVPYESDILAAEKIIETIIEDLPEKYEEIVETPVIQGIQSLETSHYVIQVIAETLPVYQWAGARIIRKEVKERLYHEGIEIPAPRLVMYTREEAPQISGDGVQERIRSNSQ, from the coding sequence TTGGCGGAAACATTAACAGAGGCTAATAAAATAAATAGCATCAATGATTTATGGAGTTTTTTAACAGGCGCCCAGCTTTGGATTGATATATCCAAATCAATCGGCAGGGCTGTATTAATTATACTGATCGCGATAATTATTGTCCGTCTGGGGAAAAAGATTATCGAGCGGATATTTCGGAATAAACAGCGTGGCCCTTTTCGTATCACGGAACGTAGGGAAATGACGCTCAAAAAACTGATTCAGAACATGTTATCATATACCGTGTATTTTGCCGCAATTATCATGGTACTTGATAATGCTTTTGGCTTTAACGTGGGGGCACTTCTAGCGGGAGCAGGAGTTGTTGGGCTAGCAATCGGCTTTGGTGCCCAAAATCTGGTTCGTGATCTTATTTCCGGCTTCTTTATTATCTTTGAGGATCAGTTTTCGGTAGGGGATTATATTGTCGCCTCTAATGCTGAAGGAACAGTTGAAGAAATTGGGATTCGTACAACAAAGATTATGAGCTGGACAGGAGAACAGTACATTATTCCTAATGGCGATGTCACCCAGGTAACTAATTATTCGATTCATAACGGGCTGGCTGTTGTTGATATTAATGTACCATATGAAAGTGATATATTAGCAGCTGAAAAGATTATTGAGACAATCATTGAGGATTTGCCAGAGAAATATGAAGAAATTGTAGAAACACCGGTTATTCAAGGTATTCAATCATTGGAAACATCACACTATGTCATCCAGGTGATCGCCGAAACCTTGCCCGTATACCAATGGGCTGGTGCCAGAATCATTCGTAAAGAGGTCAAGGAACGACTTTATCATGAAGGTATTGAAATCCCTGCACCAAGACTTGTCATGTACACACGTGAGGAAGCACCGCAAATAAGCGGGGATGGGGTACAGGAACGGATAAGAAGCAATAGTCAATGA